In the Salvia splendens isolate huo1 chromosome 16, SspV2, whole genome shotgun sequence genome, agttaacTCTCAAacgttttattttaaattaattagatATCGAAGCCATGCAAATTATAGTACTAAATTTAATGTTTGCTCATGGATATGACATAATTTAAACTAGTAACTTTCAATAATTCCATCTCCATAATACAAACGAtgtaataaaaagaaaaaaaaaatttacaatcGTTTCTAGCTAGTGCATACACTATAGTACTTACcaagtaattaaaataaaatcttcTAAATCAAgtttcttaaaaaaaatcaagaaaatctcCTCAAGAAATTACCATGTAAAGCATAGAGCATGATCATGATCTCTTCTTCGCCGCCGTCATAGTGCTCCCTCAGCCGGTGGTTCCGGTGCTTCACCACCACGTCGACTGGGAGGACCGGGCGGCGGCAGAGGGGACACGTGGCGGCGTCCTGCTGCAGCCACGTGTCGACGCATCCTTTGTGGAAAGTGTGTTTGCATTTGAGCTTCCTCACCTCGTCCCCTTCCTCAAAAGGGGAGAGGCAAACGCTGCACTCGGCGGCGGGGAAGCCTAGTGAATTCCCGGCCGCTGAGTAGCGCCCTGATGGGGCCTTTTTGTCGACGATTTTGAGGAATTGGTCGGTGGTGATGGAGCGGTGGGCAGTGGCGTGGGCGGCCCCATGGATGAGGATGGCGAGCTCGAGGAGGAGGACGGAGAAGAAGAGCATGGCCATGGTGTAGATTTGCCCTAGGATTTGGGAGAGGGATGCCATGGTGAtggtgtttttgtttgtttcaaGTGATGAGGGTTTTTAGTTTTTGCACATTTATATAGGGAATGTTTGAGACCAAGGGATTCCAAATCATGACTTTTCAATCATGAAAATTGTCTATTGTAAGGTTTAGAGTGATTAAAACGATTATTATACAAGTGGGGTGACTATTCATTAGatcaaatttcaatttcatCAATATAGAACATTTCTTTTTCGGTATGAAACGGTAGCAGTATTGTTCTGTGCgttaaataaagagagaataatatagagaataatATTTCTATCTTTTGAGGGATGCCACTTTTAGTGGTACATCATATAGAAGAAAATGTACCACTTTAAACATGATTAATTATCGTTTTTGAGTACCATATTTGAATTTCCTTGATGCTACTATATATATGAATCGGTTATAtatgatatttttcaatttacCAAATGCGCATTGAGAATAACGATTGTGAAATACTATAGGAAAAAATCACTCTATCGGTcataaaaaaatagacaaacttgTATTTGGCATGAATTTAATGAGTAATTGGTAAAGCAAgagtgagagggagagaggaaaaaggTAGTGGATGGAGTGTAACAAGTattagtggattgtagagtcCTTATTATAAATGATGTCTAAGATTATTATATGTcaatttttcatatttagactTGGTCTAATTTTGGGGGACGACCAAAACTAGtaaaatttgtctattttttaggacggatggagtatactACTACCGTCTTTGAAAAATAATCTTGTTCTTTTCAATTTGTGATATCCACTAAAATTAGTCTTTGTCTATTTAggtaagtttttttttaattaacgaGAACGTCTTTTTTTACtaagaatattttaattattattttgttattgtCTCTCttatttctttcattttatagtattaaaat is a window encoding:
- the LOC121770334 gene encoding RING-H2 finger protein ATL72-like, which codes for MASLSQILGQIYTMAMLFFSVLLLELAILIHGAAHATAHRSITTDQFLKIVDKKAPSGRYSAAGNSLGFPAAECSVCLSPFEEGDEVRKLKCKHTFHKGCVDTWLQQDAATCPLCRRPVLPVDVVVKHRNHRLREHYDGGEEEIMIMLYALHGNFLRRFS